In one window of Chitinophagales bacterium DNA:
- a CDS encoding saccharopine dehydrogenase NADP-binding domain-containing protein encodes MKKICLFGAGKSATVLMDYLHDLCVQNNWPITIADQDLKQVQAKLPANTPVTAVALNIQDDAARAALISEHEVIISLMPPTLHALIAKDCLALHKHLLTASYVDDGLRSMRDAIAEAGLLFLCEMGLDPGIDHMSAMQLIDGIHAQGGVIHRFHSHCGGLVAPESDDNPWHYKISWNPRNVVNAGKAGAVYQANGAVVEKNYAQLFAEAGSVHIPSIGELAYYPNRDSLSYMPLYRLENCQDFLRTTLRYPAYCKGWNAIVQLRLADDQITYTFTQIAVRDFVQAHLAKQQLEWLWKDLLRDAELGLLLDYLGLMSDTIIPIQTGTAADVLQWLLETKLVLHPSDKDMIVMLHEIGYTLNGQHKQIQSSLVVKGTDALRTAMAKTVGLPLGIAAKLLIENKIQLRGLQIPTSPEIYSTVLEELDTMGICFQELTMNN; translated from the coding sequence ATGAAAAAAATTTGCTTGTTTGGAGCCGGAAAATCAGCTACTGTTTTGATGGATTATCTGCATGATTTATGCGTCCAGAACAATTGGCCCATTACGATTGCTGATCAGGACTTAAAGCAAGTACAAGCCAAATTACCTGCGAATACACCTGTTACAGCTGTAGCGCTGAATATTCAAGATGATGCAGCACGTGCTGCGCTAATCAGCGAACATGAAGTGATTATTTCCTTAATGCCGCCCACCCTGCATGCATTGATAGCCAAAGACTGTCTGGCATTACACAAACATTTGCTAACTGCTTCTTATGTGGATGATGGTTTGCGCAGTATGCGCGATGCCATTGCAGAAGCAGGTTTGTTGTTTTTGTGTGAAATGGGTTTGGATCCCGGTATTGATCACATGAGTGCAATGCAATTAATTGATGGCATTCATGCGCAAGGTGGTGTGATACATCGTTTTCATTCACACTGCGGCGGATTGGTTGCACCAGAGAGTGATGATAATCCCTGGCATTACAAGATCAGCTGGAATCCGCGTAACGTGGTGAATGCCGGCAAAGCCGGAGCCGTGTATCAGGCTAATGGTGCAGTGGTTGAAAAAAACTATGCGCAATTATTTGCAGAAGCTGGTTCTGTGCATATCCCAAGCATTGGTGAACTGGCCTATTATCCCAATCGTGATTCCCTGAGTTATATGCCTTTGTATCGTTTGGAAAATTGCCAAGATTTTCTGCGCACTACCCTACGCTATCCGGCTTATTGCAAAGGCTGGAACGCCATTGTGCAATTGCGGTTAGCTGATGATCAAATCACTTACACATTTACCCAAATAGCTGTGCGTGATTTTGTGCAAGCGCATCTCGCCAAACAGCAGCTAGAATGGTTATGGAAAGATTTGCTGCGTGATGCGGAGCTGGGTTTATTATTGGATTATCTGGGTTTGATGAGTGATACAATCATTCCAATCCAAACAGGTACAGCCGCAGATGTATTGCAATGGTTATTGGAAACCAAACTGGTACTGCACCCCTCAGATAAAGACATGATTGTGATGCTGCATGAGATTGGTTATACTTTAAACGGGCAGCACAAACAAATTCAAAGCAGTTTGGTAGTAAAAGGTACAGACGCTTTACGAACTGCTATGGCCAAGACTGTAGGCTTACCATTGGGTATTGCCGCTAAGCTCTTGATTGAAAACAAAATTCAACTGCGTGGATTACAGATTCCTACTTCGCCTGAAATATATTCGACCGTGTTGGAAGAGTTGGATACAATGGGGATTTGCTTTCAGGAATTAACAATGAATAATTAA